AAAATTCGGCTCAAGAAAACGAATATCCATTAATGTCTGCAAAAGTATATTTACACGACACAATCTTACAGCTAATATAACATCCTCGTATGaaacaaataacatattatttaatattttaccgCAATATTAGCTATTTCTCGacaaagttttatatttatcttactGTCTGAACTTAATTGCTCATTTCtattaattctttttcattatttaaaaaaacaaaacagagtaGAATGGGTGATTTGATTGGAAATCAGACTATCAAtcagaaaatttcaaaaaccaacTCGTCTCAAAATCATTCAGAGCTAGTGTAAAGAATCAGTTTGACcagtatttgtttttaaaagtggttttagataaagaaaaacattatttttaatattttttttaccttggAAAAGATTCTCTTGTGATGATTCGACATTAAACaagttgataaaatattaaaagatcattttttaactcaaaaccgtaaatattttgtttatatcaAACATAACATTCTCAGCTCACTTATTAATGGTGATTTTTGAactattttccatttttgtcATCAATAATGTTATTCCATGTTGCGTGATTGAAACGAAGATGAGACGGGAACGTGGTCTGAGAAATAATAGTAGCATGGTCGTTGCTTAACAATGGCAGTTTGAAGGAACCTGAAATAGTGTGACTGTGCCAAAACCTCTTCCATAGTTCATAATACCACCATCATCCAAAACTGGAGCTAGCTAACGAACTCATTATTTTACTGTCTCTATCATCATCAGTGTTTGCAATAATATACAGTTTCTGTACTCATTCATAGGAGATTCGATATTGGGAGACAAATCCCTAATTTCCTGAACATATAGCAAGTGGCACCATTTTTGTGTGGTCCAGGTGGATCCAATTATTCAGTGTAATGAGAGTTTAAAGGGTTATTACATTATAAGGTGAATGAAACATTGAAGCATTTAATTCCATGGGTTTGAACCGTGGAACGTGTCTTCTGGGGGGCTCCATCCCATCATTTCGGAACACAAAAAGAGACTTCAAGCCATCATAATAATACCATTTTCCAATCATTTCTATAAATATGTGGCTTTCGATTTTCCTTCTTGATCAAACTCAATATTTTCTGAATTTCCTACGGAATATGGGTCCTTATTATGGGAACATAGAAGTCCTCTCATACCCAACTGAACACTAATAATGAATAAAGCAATTATATAAGTACACTCttcataaaataagataataaataattatctgATTTTCATTCTACAACTGTTTACTATGTTAATTGTGTTGTTAAAGAGTAATGTGAATGTGAAATTACATGATGTGTCCGTGGATGTTTATCCATCCAAAATAATTCAGCAATTCAGTGATTCAGAACGTGAAGGGTCGCATTCTTTCACAGCACATAGGAGAATAAAAGAGTTGGTGTATTATTGCTTTGGtcaattttcatttaaaccaaTTCGTCGTATTCCAACTCTTTTTGCAGTATTTTCCAGCGGATTCCAGATACACACACCCATTTCTTTCCAGCACAAAATCAAACTTCACTTAGATATAATGAAGTGAAAGTCACGgaagtttaattaatatatagatagatgtaaattttcttttgaaagttagttttatgaaattgagttagatgtaaattttattttggttaaacTTTCTGTGTGTGAACAAAGAAGTGTTAAGTCTGTATGTGTTTGTATTTCTATTGCATTCCTGTATCATTGGTGGGTAGGTATCGAGTCACATGTTGGCTATATGTCTTGCTTATCCCTATGAGAAGATTTTTGTAGTGGTTTTTGGTTTTGGGCCTTTTGCACCTGCTAAAtgtacatatttatataaaaaggttaaaatattCCATAACTACTCTACTATatgtctatttatttatttttttatgataaaagataaactacatcaaattgatttcaattaatcaatttttttttaatttaatataaatttgattaaaactATTTcgtaaaatagattaaatttgaTGTGGGATCGACCTCATCGATTTAACATGAGATTATTCCAATTCAgcttaacataattttaactcGATGAAATGAATGTTTTAATCAAACACGATCTAATTTGAGTGGTATCGTCTCATCACAGTTGAGTCTAATTCGACCTACCTAGTTAATCTCGTTTCAATCTTGTTTGGCCTAACCTAATTTTGATCGATCTTAACTCGTCCTAGATTCAGCATAACTCGAAACATGGAACTTGATCGATTCAGCTTAACCTAAATATGGATGTACTTAACTCAATCTGATGTGAGATCAATCCAGCTCAACTTGAAATGACATGCACCCGATGTGGACAAGATCTCTTATCCACCTTAACAAATATACAACTTGACTTGGTTCAATTTATTCGAATCCATTCTAATTAAACCTAAACCCAATTTGACGTAAATCCAACTTAACTTGGAGTTGTCCCCAACTAGACTTGATCAAATTTTGGTCTAGACTAACACGATGGTggatttttcataaattattgaatatttttgaaatttgataattgtatcatatattaattcaaaagtTCAAGTATTTTAGTTTATCATGAAGAtggttattttttgttttcaatttgtaacaagtgattttaatatatatatatatatatatatatatataaataaaagagagagagagagagatttatttacttatttttcatttgtactCTTTTTAATGTAAGATTGTAAGTAACATATACAGATTAAAAGCATTggattacaaaaataaaaggaaaaatggagagtaattattattactattatattatcGTTATATACATCGAGTTATGAAAAGATATTAGAGGAATTGTTCAAAAAAAGAATATGACTCTAAACATAATAGAATTGAaccatttattaattatatgaaacaGTTAGCCGCTGAATAATTGTCAGCAGACCACAAGCTGACACATCATTTTGGTTAATCACGAGGACAACTTTGACTTCTACCATCACGTGTGACACTCAAAAACCCTATCATCCATTAACATGTTTTAGAACTGGATTTACATGCAAATCTTCTTCTCTTCTGAATCCAAATTATATTAACTTGTTGCAATGCAACAGTCCATGGTGATCACCTCATTGTGACACGTGTCTCCTCATCTCTGACTCATGAAAGATTGGTGACCTACCTGTGGCAATAATGGGGGTTAATCAGCAAGTGTTATTTGGCGGCGGATTGAACATCCTCAAAATATGAAGGTACCGAGTCCTAACACAAGCAACTGACACTTACTGAATGTGAGAGGAGAGTGCAAATAATAGAGATAGGTCACGTGAGGGAAGGTTTTCTGCATTGGAAAAGATACAATTATAAGTCAAGGTTGGCCCAACTATTAATTAAAGAACTACATCACACCAACTAGTTACAATAATGTGTTGAGTTGGCACAAAAATTAGATGCATGCCCTTCAAAGTAACTTAGAACTTTGTAGAATGCAACCCCTTGGTATTATTAGTCATCAATATCATTGATTGAATTCATAACATAATGTGTTTCACTATCTCCTCATGCATGGAAAAACTCCTAccttgtgtatatatatataagggttTTCATTTCCCTTTTCCTTTGTGGCACATAAAACTAGAGCTACCTTCCCTGCAAACCTTCCTCTCTTCTCTCCTTTTTCAATCAAGGGAGTAGTATTTCTCAGACATCTTACGAAACCATGGCTAATGATGCCCCTTATGTTTTTGCGGTTGGAATTATGGGTACTAAGGCtaaaaataatccaaatttAGTGAcagaaaaatattatctttgatTTCAATCCTTTACATTATTGATTTTCTATACATGTCTTACCTTTTCAAGAGATGAACTGATATACCTTTCTGAATTTGTGAACGTTGGTTGTAGGTAACCTAGTCTCCTTCTGTTGCTTTCTAGCACCAGTGTAAGTAAAACACTTGTTCATTTACATGTGTCTGTGAATTTTGATGCGTaactatatatatgtttaatgaaTATTACTATATGTTTGCAGACCAACTTTTTATCGAGTTTGTAAGAAGAAAACAACAGAAGGTTTCCAATCACTACCTTACGTTGCTGCACTCTTCACCTCAATGCTATGGATTTTTTATGCTTACATAAAGACAGGAGAAATACTTCTTATCACCATCAACGCATTTGGTTGTTTCATAGAGACAGTTTACCTTGTCATCTATATAACTTACTGTCCCAGGAAAGCTAGGGTGCGTACAAACATATTGTTAAATTTATCTCTATGACACTTATCATGTCTCTGTCATAAATTTTTCTTACATATATGTACGGTTAATCTGAGACTGTGATTGGACTTGCAGTTTTTTACCTTCAAGATGATTTTCTTGTTCAACGTTGGAGTCATTTTCTTGGTTGTTCTTCTCACTCACGTTCTAGCAAAAGAACGAACAGCCCGTATTGAGCTTCTTGGATGGATTTGTGTAGTTCTTTCTACCAGTGTTTTTGCAGCACCTTTGAGCATAATTGTGAGTacacacacagatatatatatatatatatatatatatatatatatatatatagaatgatGAGTTTGATGTCTTTTCATTTGTatgtttgttaaaaaataattacatgatTACTAGTAAATATATGACAGACATGCAAATGAAAAGACGATCACTATACTTTGATTGTATTTTTacttaagaaattaaaatatatatacaaaaaaataatggtAAGGAATCACAATACTTGCATGGTTGATCTTGATCTTGTTCTTGTTCAATTCCAGAAAGTGGTTATTCGCACCAAAAGTGTAGAGTTCATGCCTATTACTCTGTCACTTCTTCTCACAGCGAGTGCAATTATGTGGTTGGCATACGGTATTCTCCTGAGGGACATCTATGTTACAGTAAGTACTAAAAAAATCCaacataaaaatgataattCATTTTGGATTCAGGGTTATGCTGCATCTTTATTGATAAATAGTAATATTGagtaacaattatttatttatttatttatttatttatttgtggaCAGCTTCCGAACTTCGTGGGTATCACATTTGGAACAATTCAGATAGTGCTGTATTTTATATACAGAAAGCACAGGCCAGGTAAGGATGAAAAGTTGGCAGAACAGAAAGACAATGCTACGAATGAAGAAAACGCCAACACAACAGTGAGCAGTGAGAATCATGCAGCAAACAGTGGTGGATTTGTTGATATTGAGATTggagagaagaaggaagataaGAAAGTTGAGGAAGCACAGAAAAAACAGGAGCAAGCAGAAAACAAAACAAGGGAAGCTAGCAGTCAACTACAACATAATTAAGGAGGGTTGAGAAGTTTAATGTTGCctctttctctccctctctctgTGCCACCATGTGTTGATGTATTCAAACTAATGCAAAGGGCTAATGGGGGCAGAAAATATAAGTCATACAATATAGATCAATGTCTGTCTATATTTCTCTTTGCCCATAGTTATTAGTTTCTATTTTGTGTGATTTCTGttctgttttctttgtgttacaataataaataataaaatagaaggTGTTCCCAAATCTTGTTACAAAGAGATATTGCAGGAACTgtgtttctgtttctttttaggataaatgatattttgacaactttttttgacaactgtcattattttattggtctatttgaatttgtttaaaaaatatttaaaacggaccaatcacaagctgccacgtatgcgttgtaaaaaaattgttaaaaaagtgttgttaaaagaagtttttccttctttttattAGTGTCTCAGTGACTAGTTAACTTAAACCTTATCCATAGGTAATTTTTCCTAGAGGAGTTTTGCCTTTCAACATCTCATGGGGGTGAATGTCAAATTCATGGGGTGCAGTAAGAAGGAGCCCAATATTTTGGTGTAAGAAGCCCAAATAGGATTTTGAAAAGtaaagttaaaatgaaaataaagtgaaaaatcTGTAGTTACTGCTCAGGTAGTCTAAACTGgaaaaagtaaatgaaatagaatggaaagagaagaaaaatgtgtcAGCCGTTGACCCAATTTAAAAATGGATACGGTTCAAACAATTTTACAAGGAGATTAGTAACaaagatataatttatatttcttaaaataataaaagaaatgaaaaatttagtATGTATGTCTAGTTTGGGCCTAATAGAATTTataattagagataaaaaaaatgagttattAATCCACTTTGATGTGATTTGTTATTTGTTCAAAATGGATTATTTTTCAACCCATTTTGATTTGATATGTTAGGTCAGATTTAACTACaactataaaacaaacaaaattttgttacCCACTTTATAAAGGACAGGTAGGCTGACccacattttttaatttattttttaaattttaattttaaaaattttgtttgcatatacataaataaatagattaaaaacatattttaccatataaatattttctaaatttttaattaattagttaatgtttttaatttgacaaattaaaataattttacatttacatattaaattatttttataaataataattaatatttaatttgtaagtattaataatttaagttacaacaatattatatttaaatccttaacaacatataatataaaaaaaaattaattgttaatcagaaaatgtgtttgtttgtttttgatttGTCAAATTGACAGACTAAACAgatcaaact
This genomic stretch from Vigna radiata var. radiata cultivar VC1973A chromosome 7, Vradiata_ver6, whole genome shotgun sequence harbors:
- the LOC106766939 gene encoding bidirectional sugar transporter N3, with translation MANDAPYVFAVGIMGNLVSFCCFLAPVPTFYRVCKKKTTEGFQSLPYVAALFTSMLWIFYAYIKTGEILLITINAFGCFIETVYLVIYITYCPRKARFFTFKMIFLFNVGVIFLVVLLTHVLAKERTARIELLGWICVVLSTSVFAAPLSIIKVVIRTKSVEFMPITLSLLLTASAIMWLAYGILLRDIYVTLPNFVGITFGTIQIVLYFIYRKHRPGKDEKLAEQKDNATNEENANTTVSSENHAANSGGFVDIEIGEKKEDKKVEEAQKKQEQAENKTREASSQLQHN